ATTTTTCCCTCAGGATCAGGCCAGCCAATATTTCCTTCTTCAAATTCTGCTAAAGTTTTAAAATTACAATTTTTCCAATTAAACAGAATTATTTTTGAGAAATCACCTGAAGATCCATACATCCCATAGTTATCTTCAAAAATAATATCATTGTTGTTATTAAATTTAATGAAACCGTAAGCAATGGAAAGAGGAAAGTTTTCAGGAGTACATTTTTTTAATTTCTTATCTTTAATTTTATTAGATTCCGGATTTATCTCCAAAAGTAAGTTATTTGTATTGTTATCGAAAATTCTAAAGAAACAAATTCTCTTAGTTTTACCTGAATCCCAAAGCGAAGCTGGTTGGTTTTTACAAATAGGGTTTGAATTAGAATTAATTAAATCGATTCTCACCTTTTTATCCGGAGAAATTATAGAAGAAACTAACATTTCATCTTTGTTTTCCTTTTTTTCAAAACAGCCTATTAGAAGAAATGTAATAATAAGATATTTTATTTTCATGAACTTCCTTTTTAAATTTAGATTAATCGCATTTCGCATAACGTAACTAGCTTGCCGAAGTTCCCCGGAGCTGAGCCTCTGGAAGAGGCGTTAGCGTCGGCGCGGATCTTGCCAAGGCAAGAGACGTGACGGAGGGGAATTTGGCGGAGCCTGGAGGGAGGGCTTGTCCCTCCCGGAACGGCAAGCGTCAGTTATACGTCGTGTCAGTTTACTGGAATGACATTAATCTCTGGATAATATTTAGTGTAGTATCTGAAGAAGCTATAAGCATTATTTTGTTAATGAAATCTTTTTCATCCGATGCAAATAGTTTTCCATCTTTAAAAAATGATTTAACATTTGGATATGAATGTTGATCGCAAAATATTTGTAATGGGAAAAAGAGAATTGGGAATTTTACTTTAAACAATTCAACGGATATATCTTTATTCTTTTTTGGATGAACTAATACTCTGAAACGTATTTGTTCTTTTGACATTTTACTATCAGGATCATATCCGAATTCAGGGTGTGGTTTTATGGTTCTTCGAAAGGGAATTACTTCGTGTGTAATATATTCAGGTTCGTAAGATACTTCTTCAGGAAAGAAATTTACTTTTTGAATGCTATACCCGACTAAGTTGTCTGTCGCACTTGGAAGAGGTTTGAAAATATCATTCACGATATCGATAGGATTATTTAACCTTTCCTTTTTGACTTTTGTCCATATATTTTCCATAAAATTTCCTAAAGTAGTTTAATTTGAACAGGTAAGTGATCGCTATATTTTCTATCAGGTATATTAAGATTTGATAGTAGCTTGGTATTGTAGATTTCCGATAGTATTTTGCATTCTTTTTTATCTAAATGTTTCGCTAATGGATATGATACTAATATATTATCATATATATGCCATCCTTGAGCCTGATTACCTTTTCTAAAATAATAAGTTCCAGGAGGTCCAGGAGATAAGTCACCATTAAAGGAATCTATCGGAGAATAGAATTTTAATCTATTGTAGTTATAGAATTTTTTATGTGTCTTTAGGCTTTCGTTATGATAGTTCGTTGTATTGAAATTAAAATGTTCGCTGAAAATTTTATCATGCGAGGAAATGTTAAAGTCACCCATAATAATAGCAAAGCGATAGTTTTGGGAATTAATTTCGGTTATTATTAAGTTTACAAAATGTCTATTTAAAGAAAGAGCTTCAGATTCAGATCTAAATTGACTTTTTAGATGCAGTAGATAAAGAAATACTGATTCATTTTGATATTTAAAAACATATTTCGAAAAATACTGTTCTGACTTTTGAAACTGCATACCTATGAAATTACTTGAATAGAGGCCCGTTCTTTTACTGGTTAAATCATATTGAAATTGTGTAAACTTTGATGAGGATTTAATTAAAGATTCTTGTTCCCAGAATTCAGAGATTGCTACAATTTTTGCATTTGAATTGAAATCGTCATTATTGATCAACTTAACCGGATTTTCGCGATTATTTATGTTCCAATATATTATTTCCATTTTTATGTATTATTTACTGACATGACGTATAACGAACTAGGGGAGACGACGTTCCTCGTAGCTGAGCCTCGCAGAGGCGTTAGCGTCGGCGCGTCTTCTTGCAGAGCGAGAAGCGTGACGGAGAGGAATGTGTCGCAGACCGAGCGAGGCCGCAAGTGCCGAAGCGAAGCGTTTCCCCGCTGTTATGCGAAGTCACGAGTTTGTTCTGTTATTTTGCATTTATTAATGATTTTACTAAATCCTGAATAATTGATTCGTTTTTGGTATAATAGGTTGTAACTAGAGCCATTCTTTTATAATCTAAGTCAGTTATTTCGTTAATATAATATTGCTCTTTTTTTCGGCTTTTAAAGAATGATTTTAAAAATACGTAAGACCCGATTTCTATTGATGAAATGAATAGAAACTTAGAAAAAATTGGAACGTAATATCTTGTTATTGTATATTTTAGTCCATTACTTGGGATAGAATTAAAGATATCTCCTTTGAGCATTAATTCTATCATGAATTTACTTGAGGAATACAAGAAGAATAATCCAATAAAAAAAAGAAGAATTCCTATTAAGAAGTAAATATAGGAATAGAATTTTAATGCATTTAATTCTTCTCCGATTCTTGCTTTATTTTCGTTAGTTAATTTAATGATTTCGTCTATAGAAAATTGATTCGCTTCTGAATTTATCGGTTCGGTTTTAGTTGCCAACGAGCTATTAATTTTTTCCTTTCGTTCATTTAATCTTTTAAATCCTTCGGATATGAATCTCTTAAGGAGTGTTAAATTATTTTCAGTAAATTTGTCACTCGAGTCTATTGTTGGCGGAATTCCAAGAGATTTTAAATTAGAATATGAATTTAACGATTCAACTAATGTTTCTTTAAATTCTTTGTTCTGATCATTTGGTTTTGATTCGATCGATGATATTAAGTATTGTAAATGATCTAACTTGAAATATAGATCTTCCAAAGTTGAAATGCTTCTTATGTTTGAAAGCGGAATTACTATTTCTTTTGTATTTTGTTTGTTTCTTTTGGCTCTTAGCGTAAGTAGCAAAATCGAACTTAGTACTAAAAGTATGATGAATTGCATACTGTAGTCAATTATTTCTAATAAATGCATTTTATTTCCTTTATTTTTCGTGATTTCGCATAACGAACTAGCCTTAACGACGTAGGCTGACCCTGAGTCCCAACGGGACGTTAGGGACTGGAACGACACTTGCGTAAGCAAGGGGAGTGCCAGAAGCCTATGTGTCGCAGACCGAGCGAGGCCTCGTGCCGAAGCGAAGCGTTAAGGCGCTGTTATGCGAAGTTGCTCTTTTATTATAAAGTTACTAGCTCCGCTATTTTAGCAGCAATATTTGACATTGTTTCGTCGACTGTATTTAACCCACTTCGAGATCCGAGTAATGGACTCACATTTCTTAATTCCTCATATGTGGTACCATGTACGATAGGTACGAGTAAATCACGGGCAAGTAGTGCTGATAGCTCTTTATCTGCAATTCCCTCTCCTTGTAAGCGGAGTAAAAGAGCCGGGGTCACTAGAACAATGCCGACTCTAGATTTTGCAAGACCACGGTCAATTTCACGAAGTAATGGAGAACCTAGTGCAACATCCTTTTCGCTAAACCATACAGTGA
This genomic stretch from Leptospira meyeri harbors:
- a CDS encoding endonuclease/exonuclease/phosphatase family protein; protein product: MEIIYWNINNRENPVKLINNDDFNSNAKIVAISEFWEQESLIKSSSKFTQFQYDLTSKRTGLYSSNFIGMQFQKSEQYFSKYVFKYQNESVFLYLLHLKSQFRSESEALSLNRHFVNLIITEINSQNYRFAIIMGDFNISSHDKIFSEHFNFNTTNYHNESLKTHKKFYNYNRLKFYSPIDSFNGDLSPGPPGTYYFRKGNQAQGWHIYDNILVSYPLAKHLDKKECKILSEIYNTKLLSNLNIPDRKYSDHLPVQIKLL